The proteins below are encoded in one region of Pongo pygmaeus isolate AG05252 chromosome 20, NHGRI_mPonPyg2-v2.0_pri, whole genome shotgun sequence:
- the ZNF585A gene encoding zinc finger protein 585A isoform X1, translating to MPASWTSPQKSSALAPDDHGSSYEVKEAEEEESLALLFWVAKEEAMKGSVSFRDVAINFSREEWQHLDLSQRNLYRDVMLETYSHLLSVGYQVPKPEVVMLEQGKEPWALQGERPRHSCPGEKLWDHNQHRKIIGYKPASSQDQKIYSGEKSYECAEFGKSFTWKSQFKVHLKVPTGEKLYVCIECGRAFVQKPEFITHQKTHMREKPYKCNECGKSFFQVSSLFRHQRIHTGEKLYECSECGKGFPCNSDLSIHEKIHTGERHHECTDCGKAFTQKSTLKMHQKIHTGERSYICIECGQAFIQKTQLIAHRRIHSGEKPYECNNCGKSFISKSQLEVHQRIHTRVKPYICTEYGKVFSNNSNLITHEKVQSREKSSICTECGKAFTYRSELIIHQRIHTGEKPYACSDCGKAFTQKSTLTVHQRIHTGEKSYVCMKCGLAFIRKAHLVTHQIIHTGEKPYKCGHCGKLFTSKSQLHVHKRIHTGEKPYVCNKCGKAFTNRSNLITHQKTHTGEKSYICSKCGKAFTQRSDLITHQRIHTGEKPYECSTCGKAFTQKSNLNIHQKIHTGERQYECHECGKAFNQKSILIVHQKIHTGEKPYVCTECGRAFIRKSNFITHQRIHTGEKPYECSDCGKSFTSKSQLLVHQPLHTGEKPYVCAECGKAFSGRSNLSKHQKTHTGEKPYICSECGKTFRQKSELITHHRIHTGEKPYECSDCGKSFTKKSQLQVHQRIHTGEKPYVCAECGKAFSNRSNLNKHQTTHTGDKPYKCGICGKGFVQKSVFSVHQGSHA from the exons gttaaggaggctgaggaagaggagagtTTGGCCTTGCTGTTTTGGGTGGCAAAGGAGGAAGCGATGAAG GGATCAGTGTCCTTCAGGGATGTGGCTATCAATTTCAGCAGAGAGGAATGGCAGCACCTGGACCTTTCTCAGAGAAACCTGTACCGGGATGTGATGCTGGAGACCTACAGCCACCTGCTGTCAGTAG GGTATCAAGTTCCTAAACCAGAGGTGGTCATGTTGGAGCAAGGAAAGGAACCATGGGCACTGCAGGGTGAGAGGCCACGTCACAGCTGCCCAG GAGAGAAATTATGGGACCataatcaacatagaaaaatcattGGTTATAAACCAGCTTCCTCTCAAGATCAAAAAATTTATTCTGGGGAAAAATCCTATGAGTGTGCCGAATTTGGAAAGAGCTTCACCTGGAAGTCACAGTTCAAGGTACATCTGAAAGTTCCTACAGGAGAAAAACTCTATGTATGTATTGAATGTGGGAGGGCTTTTGTACAGAAGCCAGAATTCATCACACATCAGAAAACCCATATGAGAGAGAAGCCCTATAAgtgcaatgaatgtggaaaatcCTTTTTTCAAGTATCGTCTCTTTTCAggcatcagagaattcataccgGAGAAAAACTATATGAATGTAGTGAATGTGGGAAAGGCTTCCCTTGTAACTCAGATCTCAGTATACAcgagaaaattcatactggagagagacACCATGAATGCACTGACTGTGGCAAAGCGTTCACACAAAAGTCCACGCTCAAGATGCATCAGAAAATCCATACAGGTGAGAGATCCTACATCTGTATTGAATGCGGACAGGCCTTCATCCAGAAAACACAATTGATTGCACACCGAAGAATTCATAgtggagaaaaaccatatgagTGCAATAACTGTGGCAAATCCTTCATTTCCAAGTCACAACTTGAGGTACATCAACGCATTCACACAAGAGTGAAGCCCTATATATGTACCGAATATGGGAAGGTCTTCAGCAATAATTCCAACCTCATTACACATGAGAAGGTTCAAAGTAGAGAGAAATCTTCCATATGTACTGAGTGTGGGAAGGCCTTTACCTACAGGTCAGAGTTGATTAttcatcagagaattcacactggagagaaaccttatgcaTGCAGTGACTGTGGAAAAGCCTTCACTCAGAAGTCAACACTCACAGtgcatcagagaattcatacaggAGAAAAATCGTATGTAtgtatgaaatgtggactggCCTTCATCCGGAAGGCACACTTGGTTACACATcaaataattcatactggagagaaaccttataaatGTGGTCACTGTGGGAAATTGTTTACTTCCAAGTCACAACTCCATGTTCATAAACGAATTCACACAGGAGAAAAGCCCTATGTATGCAATAAATGTGGGAAGGCATTCACCAACCGGTCAAATCTCATTACACATCAGAAAACTCATACAGGAGAGAAATCTTATATATGTTCCAAATGTGGAAAGGCCTTCACCCAGAGGTCAGACTTGATTACACATCAGAGAATCCATACTGGGGAGAAGCCTTATGAATGCAGTACTTGTGGAAAAGCCTTCACTCAGAAGTCAAATCTTAATATACACCAGAAAATTCACACCGGAGAGAGACAGTATGAATGCCacgaatgtgggaaagccttcaacCAGAAATCAATACTCATTGTTCATCAGAAaattcatacaggagagaaaccctatgtaTGCACTGAGTGTGGAAGAGCTTTCATCCGCAAGTCAAACTTTATTACTCAtcaaagaattcatactggagagaagccttaTGAATGCAGTGACTGTGGGAAATCCTTTACCTCCAAGTCTCAGCTCCTGGTGCATCAGCCActtcacacaggagagaaaccctatgtgTGTGCCGAGTGTGGGAAGGCCTTTAGTGGCAGGTCAAATCTCAGTAAGCACCAGAAAACTCATACCGGAGAAAAGCCCTACATTTGTTCTGAATGTGGGAAGACCTTTCGACAGAAGTCAGAGTTGATTACACATCatagaattcatactggagagaaaccgtaTGAGTGCAGTGACTGTGGGAAGTCTTTCACTAAAAAATCACAGCTCCAAGTGCATCAACGAATTCACACCGGAGAGAAGCCTTACGTGTGTGCTGAGTGTGGGAAGGCCTTTAGCAACAGGTCAAACTTGAATAAACATcagacaacacacactggagacAAGCCCTACAAGTGTGGCATCTGTGGGAAAGGCTTCGTTCAGAAATCAGTGTTCAGTGTCCATCAGGGCAGCCATGCTTGA
- the ZNF585A gene encoding zinc finger protein 585A isoform X3, protein MQLNEEINKVKEAEEEESLALLFWVAKEEAMKGSVSFRDVAINFSREEWQHLDLSQRNLYRDVMLETYSHLLSVGYQVPKPEVVMLEQGKEPWALQGERPRHSCPGEKLWDHNQHRKIIGYKPASSQDQKIYSGEKSYECAEFGKSFTWKSQFKVHLKVPTGEKLYVCIECGRAFVQKPEFITHQKTHMREKPYKCNECGKSFFQVSSLFRHQRIHTGEKLYECSECGKGFPCNSDLSIHEKIHTGERHHECTDCGKAFTQKSTLKMHQKIHTGERSYICIECGQAFIQKTQLIAHRRIHSGEKPYECNNCGKSFISKSQLEVHQRIHTRVKPYICTEYGKVFSNNSNLITHEKVQSREKSSICTECGKAFTYRSELIIHQRIHTGEKPYACSDCGKAFTQKSTLTVHQRIHTGEKSYVCMKCGLAFIRKAHLVTHQIIHTGEKPYKCGHCGKLFTSKSQLHVHKRIHTGEKPYVCNKCGKAFTNRSNLITHQKTHTGEKSYICSKCGKAFTQRSDLITHQRIHTGEKPYECSTCGKAFTQKSNLNIHQKIHTGERQYECHECGKAFNQKSILIVHQKIHTGEKPYVCTECGRAFIRKSNFITHQRIHTGEKPYECSDCGKSFTSKSQLLVHQPLHTGEKPYVCAECGKAFSGRSNLSKHQKTHTGEKPYICSECGKTFRQKSELITHHRIHTGEKPYECSDCGKSFTKKSQLQVHQRIHTGEKPYVCAECGKAFSNRSNLNKHQTTHTGDKPYKCGICGKGFVQKSVFSVHQGSHA, encoded by the exons ATGCAGTTAAATGAAGAAATCAACAAG gttaaggaggctgaggaagaggagagtTTGGCCTTGCTGTTTTGGGTGGCAAAGGAGGAAGCGATGAAG GGATCAGTGTCCTTCAGGGATGTGGCTATCAATTTCAGCAGAGAGGAATGGCAGCACCTGGACCTTTCTCAGAGAAACCTGTACCGGGATGTGATGCTGGAGACCTACAGCCACCTGCTGTCAGTAG GGTATCAAGTTCCTAAACCAGAGGTGGTCATGTTGGAGCAAGGAAAGGAACCATGGGCACTGCAGGGTGAGAGGCCACGTCACAGCTGCCCAG GAGAGAAATTATGGGACCataatcaacatagaaaaatcattGGTTATAAACCAGCTTCCTCTCAAGATCAAAAAATTTATTCTGGGGAAAAATCCTATGAGTGTGCCGAATTTGGAAAGAGCTTCACCTGGAAGTCACAGTTCAAGGTACATCTGAAAGTTCCTACAGGAGAAAAACTCTATGTATGTATTGAATGTGGGAGGGCTTTTGTACAGAAGCCAGAATTCATCACACATCAGAAAACCCATATGAGAGAGAAGCCCTATAAgtgcaatgaatgtggaaaatcCTTTTTTCAAGTATCGTCTCTTTTCAggcatcagagaattcataccgGAGAAAAACTATATGAATGTAGTGAATGTGGGAAAGGCTTCCCTTGTAACTCAGATCTCAGTATACAcgagaaaattcatactggagagagacACCATGAATGCACTGACTGTGGCAAAGCGTTCACACAAAAGTCCACGCTCAAGATGCATCAGAAAATCCATACAGGTGAGAGATCCTACATCTGTATTGAATGCGGACAGGCCTTCATCCAGAAAACACAATTGATTGCACACCGAAGAATTCATAgtggagaaaaaccatatgagTGCAATAACTGTGGCAAATCCTTCATTTCCAAGTCACAACTTGAGGTACATCAACGCATTCACACAAGAGTGAAGCCCTATATATGTACCGAATATGGGAAGGTCTTCAGCAATAATTCCAACCTCATTACACATGAGAAGGTTCAAAGTAGAGAGAAATCTTCCATATGTACTGAGTGTGGGAAGGCCTTTACCTACAGGTCAGAGTTGATTAttcatcagagaattcacactggagagaaaccttatgcaTGCAGTGACTGTGGAAAAGCCTTCACTCAGAAGTCAACACTCACAGtgcatcagagaattcatacaggAGAAAAATCGTATGTAtgtatgaaatgtggactggCCTTCATCCGGAAGGCACACTTGGTTACACATcaaataattcatactggagagaaaccttataaatGTGGTCACTGTGGGAAATTGTTTACTTCCAAGTCACAACTCCATGTTCATAAACGAATTCACACAGGAGAAAAGCCCTATGTATGCAATAAATGTGGGAAGGCATTCACCAACCGGTCAAATCTCATTACACATCAGAAAACTCATACAGGAGAGAAATCTTATATATGTTCCAAATGTGGAAAGGCCTTCACCCAGAGGTCAGACTTGATTACACATCAGAGAATCCATACTGGGGAGAAGCCTTATGAATGCAGTACTTGTGGAAAAGCCTTCACTCAGAAGTCAAATCTTAATATACACCAGAAAATTCACACCGGAGAGAGACAGTATGAATGCCacgaatgtgggaaagccttcaacCAGAAATCAATACTCATTGTTCATCAGAAaattcatacaggagagaaaccctatgtaTGCACTGAGTGTGGAAGAGCTTTCATCCGCAAGTCAAACTTTATTACTCAtcaaagaattcatactggagagaagccttaTGAATGCAGTGACTGTGGGAAATCCTTTACCTCCAAGTCTCAGCTCCTGGTGCATCAGCCActtcacacaggagagaaaccctatgtgTGTGCCGAGTGTGGGAAGGCCTTTAGTGGCAGGTCAAATCTCAGTAAGCACCAGAAAACTCATACCGGAGAAAAGCCCTACATTTGTTCTGAATGTGGGAAGACCTTTCGACAGAAGTCAGAGTTGATTACACATCatagaattcatactggagagaaaccgtaTGAGTGCAGTGACTGTGGGAAGTCTTTCACTAAAAAATCACAGCTCCAAGTGCATCAACGAATTCACACCGGAGAGAAGCCTTACGTGTGTGCTGAGTGTGGGAAGGCCTTTAGCAACAGGTCAAACTTGAATAAACATcagacaacacacactggagacAAGCCCTACAAGTGTGGCATCTGTGGGAAAGGCTTCGTTCAGAAATCAGTGTTCAGTGTCCATCAGGGCAGCCATGCTTGA
- the ZNF585A gene encoding zinc finger protein 585A isoform X8: MLETYSHLLSVGYQVPKPEVVMLEQGKEPWALQGERPRHSCPGEKLWDHNQHRKIIGYKPASSQDQKIYSGEKSYECAEFGKSFTWKSQFKVHLKVPTGEKLYVCIECGRAFVQKPEFITHQKTHMREKPYKCNECGKSFFQVSSLFRHQRIHTGEKLYECSECGKGFPCNSDLSIHEKIHTGERHHECTDCGKAFTQKSTLKMHQKIHTGERSYICIECGQAFIQKTQLIAHRRIHSGEKPYECNNCGKSFISKSQLEVHQRIHTRVKPYICTEYGKVFSNNSNLITHEKVQSREKSSICTECGKAFTYRSELIIHQRIHTGEKPYACSDCGKAFTQKSTLTVHQRIHTGEKSYVCMKCGLAFIRKAHLVTHQIIHTGEKPYKCGHCGKLFTSKSQLHVHKRIHTGEKPYVCNKCGKAFTNRSNLITHQKTHTGEKSYICSKCGKAFTQRSDLITHQRIHTGEKPYECSTCGKAFTQKSNLNIHQKIHTGERQYECHECGKAFNQKSILIVHQKIHTGEKPYVCTECGRAFIRKSNFITHQRIHTGEKPYECSDCGKSFTSKSQLLVHQPLHTGEKPYVCAECGKAFSGRSNLSKHQKTHTGEKPYICSECGKTFRQKSELITHHRIHTGEKPYECSDCGKSFTKKSQLQVHQRIHTGEKPYVCAECGKAFSNRSNLNKHQTTHTGDKPYKCGICGKGFVQKSVFSVHQGSHA, translated from the exons ATGCTGGAGACCTACAGCCACCTGCTGTCAGTAG GGTATCAAGTTCCTAAACCAGAGGTGGTCATGTTGGAGCAAGGAAAGGAACCATGGGCACTGCAGGGTGAGAGGCCACGTCACAGCTGCCCAG GAGAGAAATTATGGGACCataatcaacatagaaaaatcattGGTTATAAACCAGCTTCCTCTCAAGATCAAAAAATTTATTCTGGGGAAAAATCCTATGAGTGTGCCGAATTTGGAAAGAGCTTCACCTGGAAGTCACAGTTCAAGGTACATCTGAAAGTTCCTACAGGAGAAAAACTCTATGTATGTATTGAATGTGGGAGGGCTTTTGTACAGAAGCCAGAATTCATCACACATCAGAAAACCCATATGAGAGAGAAGCCCTATAAgtgcaatgaatgtggaaaatcCTTTTTTCAAGTATCGTCTCTTTTCAggcatcagagaattcataccgGAGAAAAACTATATGAATGTAGTGAATGTGGGAAAGGCTTCCCTTGTAACTCAGATCTCAGTATACAcgagaaaattcatactggagagagacACCATGAATGCACTGACTGTGGCAAAGCGTTCACACAAAAGTCCACGCTCAAGATGCATCAGAAAATCCATACAGGTGAGAGATCCTACATCTGTATTGAATGCGGACAGGCCTTCATCCAGAAAACACAATTGATTGCACACCGAAGAATTCATAgtggagaaaaaccatatgagTGCAATAACTGTGGCAAATCCTTCATTTCCAAGTCACAACTTGAGGTACATCAACGCATTCACACAAGAGTGAAGCCCTATATATGTACCGAATATGGGAAGGTCTTCAGCAATAATTCCAACCTCATTACACATGAGAAGGTTCAAAGTAGAGAGAAATCTTCCATATGTACTGAGTGTGGGAAGGCCTTTACCTACAGGTCAGAGTTGATTAttcatcagagaattcacactggagagaaaccttatgcaTGCAGTGACTGTGGAAAAGCCTTCACTCAGAAGTCAACACTCACAGtgcatcagagaattcatacaggAGAAAAATCGTATGTAtgtatgaaatgtggactggCCTTCATCCGGAAGGCACACTTGGTTACACATcaaataattcatactggagagaaaccttataaatGTGGTCACTGTGGGAAATTGTTTACTTCCAAGTCACAACTCCATGTTCATAAACGAATTCACACAGGAGAAAAGCCCTATGTATGCAATAAATGTGGGAAGGCATTCACCAACCGGTCAAATCTCATTACACATCAGAAAACTCATACAGGAGAGAAATCTTATATATGTTCCAAATGTGGAAAGGCCTTCACCCAGAGGTCAGACTTGATTACACATCAGAGAATCCATACTGGGGAGAAGCCTTATGAATGCAGTACTTGTGGAAAAGCCTTCACTCAGAAGTCAAATCTTAATATACACCAGAAAATTCACACCGGAGAGAGACAGTATGAATGCCacgaatgtgggaaagccttcaacCAGAAATCAATACTCATTGTTCATCAGAAaattcatacaggagagaaaccctatgtaTGCACTGAGTGTGGAAGAGCTTTCATCCGCAAGTCAAACTTTATTACTCAtcaaagaattcatactggagagaagccttaTGAATGCAGTGACTGTGGGAAATCCTTTACCTCCAAGTCTCAGCTCCTGGTGCATCAGCCActtcacacaggagagaaaccctatgtgTGTGCCGAGTGTGGGAAGGCCTTTAGTGGCAGGTCAAATCTCAGTAAGCACCAGAAAACTCATACCGGAGAAAAGCCCTACATTTGTTCTGAATGTGGGAAGACCTTTCGACAGAAGTCAGAGTTGATTACACATCatagaattcatactggagagaaaccgtaTGAGTGCAGTGACTGTGGGAAGTCTTTCACTAAAAAATCACAGCTCCAAGTGCATCAACGAATTCACACCGGAGAGAAGCCTTACGTGTGTGCTGAGTGTGGGAAGGCCTTTAGCAACAGGTCAAACTTGAATAAACATcagacaacacacactggagacAAGCCCTACAAGTGTGGCATCTGTGGGAAAGGCTTCGTTCAGAAATCAGTGTTCAGTGTCCATCAGGGCAGCCATGCTTGA
- the ZNF585A gene encoding zinc finger protein 585A isoform X6, which yields MAAPMREEWQHLDLSQRNLYRDVMLETYSHLLSVGYQVPKPEVVMLEQGKEPWALQGERPRHSCPGEKLWDHNQHRKIIGYKPASSQDQKIYSGEKSYECAEFGKSFTWKSQFKVHLKVPTGEKLYVCIECGRAFVQKPEFITHQKTHMREKPYKCNECGKSFFQVSSLFRHQRIHTGEKLYECSECGKGFPCNSDLSIHEKIHTGERHHECTDCGKAFTQKSTLKMHQKIHTGERSYICIECGQAFIQKTQLIAHRRIHSGEKPYECNNCGKSFISKSQLEVHQRIHTRVKPYICTEYGKVFSNNSNLITHEKVQSREKSSICTECGKAFTYRSELIIHQRIHTGEKPYACSDCGKAFTQKSTLTVHQRIHTGEKSYVCMKCGLAFIRKAHLVTHQIIHTGEKPYKCGHCGKLFTSKSQLHVHKRIHTGEKPYVCNKCGKAFTNRSNLITHQKTHTGEKSYICSKCGKAFTQRSDLITHQRIHTGEKPYECSTCGKAFTQKSNLNIHQKIHTGERQYECHECGKAFNQKSILIVHQKIHTGEKPYVCTECGRAFIRKSNFITHQRIHTGEKPYECSDCGKSFTSKSQLLVHQPLHTGEKPYVCAECGKAFSGRSNLSKHQKTHTGEKPYICSECGKTFRQKSELITHHRIHTGEKPYECSDCGKSFTKKSQLQVHQRIHTGEKPYVCAECGKAFSNRSNLNKHQTTHTGDKPYKCGICGKGFVQKSVFSVHQGSHA from the exons AGAGGAATGGCAGCACCTGGACCTTTCTCAGAGAAACCTGTACCGGGATGTGATGCTGGAGACCTACAGCCACCTGCTGTCAGTAG GGTATCAAGTTCCTAAACCAGAGGTGGTCATGTTGGAGCAAGGAAAGGAACCATGGGCACTGCAGGGTGAGAGGCCACGTCACAGCTGCCCAG GAGAGAAATTATGGGACCataatcaacatagaaaaatcattGGTTATAAACCAGCTTCCTCTCAAGATCAAAAAATTTATTCTGGGGAAAAATCCTATGAGTGTGCCGAATTTGGAAAGAGCTTCACCTGGAAGTCACAGTTCAAGGTACATCTGAAAGTTCCTACAGGAGAAAAACTCTATGTATGTATTGAATGTGGGAGGGCTTTTGTACAGAAGCCAGAATTCATCACACATCAGAAAACCCATATGAGAGAGAAGCCCTATAAgtgcaatgaatgtggaaaatcCTTTTTTCAAGTATCGTCTCTTTTCAggcatcagagaattcataccgGAGAAAAACTATATGAATGTAGTGAATGTGGGAAAGGCTTCCCTTGTAACTCAGATCTCAGTATACAcgagaaaattcatactggagagagacACCATGAATGCACTGACTGTGGCAAAGCGTTCACACAAAAGTCCACGCTCAAGATGCATCAGAAAATCCATACAGGTGAGAGATCCTACATCTGTATTGAATGCGGACAGGCCTTCATCCAGAAAACACAATTGATTGCACACCGAAGAATTCATAgtggagaaaaaccatatgagTGCAATAACTGTGGCAAATCCTTCATTTCCAAGTCACAACTTGAGGTACATCAACGCATTCACACAAGAGTGAAGCCCTATATATGTACCGAATATGGGAAGGTCTTCAGCAATAATTCCAACCTCATTACACATGAGAAGGTTCAAAGTAGAGAGAAATCTTCCATATGTACTGAGTGTGGGAAGGCCTTTACCTACAGGTCAGAGTTGATTAttcatcagagaattcacactggagagaaaccttatgcaTGCAGTGACTGTGGAAAAGCCTTCACTCAGAAGTCAACACTCACAGtgcatcagagaattcatacaggAGAAAAATCGTATGTAtgtatgaaatgtggactggCCTTCATCCGGAAGGCACACTTGGTTACACATcaaataattcatactggagagaaaccttataaatGTGGTCACTGTGGGAAATTGTTTACTTCCAAGTCACAACTCCATGTTCATAAACGAATTCACACAGGAGAAAAGCCCTATGTATGCAATAAATGTGGGAAGGCATTCACCAACCGGTCAAATCTCATTACACATCAGAAAACTCATACAGGAGAGAAATCTTATATATGTTCCAAATGTGGAAAGGCCTTCACCCAGAGGTCAGACTTGATTACACATCAGAGAATCCATACTGGGGAGAAGCCTTATGAATGCAGTACTTGTGGAAAAGCCTTCACTCAGAAGTCAAATCTTAATATACACCAGAAAATTCACACCGGAGAGAGACAGTATGAATGCCacgaatgtgggaaagccttcaacCAGAAATCAATACTCATTGTTCATCAGAAaattcatacaggagagaaaccctatgtaTGCACTGAGTGTGGAAGAGCTTTCATCCGCAAGTCAAACTTTATTACTCAtcaaagaattcatactggagagaagccttaTGAATGCAGTGACTGTGGGAAATCCTTTACCTCCAAGTCTCAGCTCCTGGTGCATCAGCCActtcacacaggagagaaaccctatgtgTGTGCCGAGTGTGGGAAGGCCTTTAGTGGCAGGTCAAATCTCAGTAAGCACCAGAAAACTCATACCGGAGAAAAGCCCTACATTTGTTCTGAATGTGGGAAGACCTTTCGACAGAAGTCAGAGTTGATTACACATCatagaattcatactggagagaaaccgtaTGAGTGCAGTGACTGTGGGAAGTCTTTCACTAAAAAATCACAGCTCCAAGTGCATCAACGAATTCACACCGGAGAGAAGCCTTACGTGTGTGCTGAGTGTGGGAAGGCCTTTAGCAACAGGTCAAACTTGAATAAACATcagacaacacacactggagacAAGCCCTACAAGTGTGGCATCTGTGGGAAAGGCTTCGTTCAGAAATCAGTGTTCAGTGTCCATCAGGGCAGCCATGCTTGA